A genomic window from Punica granatum isolate Tunisia-2019 chromosome 2, ASM765513v2, whole genome shotgun sequence includes:
- the LOC116194972 gene encoding protein farnesyltransferase subunit beta: MESSSSSTVTQREQLMVEQRVFQIYRLLAEMPRSSQSFMLEVQRDSHIEYLTNGLRGLSPSFCVLDANRPWLCYWILHSLALLEGSIDDELENNAIDFLCRCQDPSGGYAGGPGQMPHLATTYAAVNSLISLGGHRALSSIHRDSIYAFLRQMKQPNGGFRMHDGGEVDVRACYTAISVASILNILDDRLVEYVGDYILSCQTHEGGIAGEPGSEAHGGYTYCGFATMILINEVDCLNVAALMDWVVFRQGVECGFQGRINKLVDGCYSFWQGGVCALLQRSYPIINGLDSSESEEDSDAGSLSSATSDVCEGEHAVEGTLPQADAETCQHTWEGFVNTLAPVNLNDIGDKFLERNAKMGPPFNSVALQQYILLCSQLQEGGFRDKPGKARDFYHTCYCLSGLSACQYSWSEDLDFPPAPQAVLGPYSNLLEPIHPLYNVVLRRYHEAREFFASA, from the exons ATGGAGTCTTCTTCGAGCTCGACGGTAACGCAGCGCGAGCAGCTTATGGTGGAGCAGCGAGTGTTTCAGATCTACCGCCTCCTCGCCGAGATGCCTCGCAGCTCTCAATCCTTCAT GTTGGAGGTACAGCGCGACAGCCACATCGAGTACTTGACCAACGGGCTCAGGGGACTGAGCCCCTCCTTCTGCGTTCTCGATGCCAA TCGGCCCTGGCTTTGCTACTGGATTCTACATTCACTTGCTCTGCTGGAGGGATCCATTGATGACGAGCTTGAAAATAATGCAATCGACTTTCTTTGTCGCTGTCAG GACCCAAGTGGGGGATATGCCGGTGGCCCTGGACAG ATGCCTCATCTTGCAACAACTTATGCTGCAGTTAATTCTCTAATTTCCTTGGGTGGTCATAGAGCTCTCTCTTCAATACATAG AGATAGCATCTATGCGTTTTTGAGACAGATGAAGCAACCAAATGGAGGCTTCAG GATGCATGACGGTGGAGAAGTTGACGTTCGTGCTTGCTATACTGCTATTTCT GTAGCCAGCATTCTGAATATTTTGGATGATAGACTGGTTGAATATGTTGGAGATTACATACTGAG TTGTCAGACTCATGAAGGTGGCATTGCTGGGGAACCAGGATCTGAAGCTCATGGTGG GTATACCTATTGTGGTTTTGCTACCATGATTTTGATCAATGAAGTTGATTGCTTAAACGTGGCTGCATTAATG GATTGGGTGGTATTTCGACAAGGGGTGGAGTGTGGTTTTCAAGGAAGAATAAACAAACTGGTTGATGGTTGCTACTCCTTCTGGCAG GGCGGTGTGTGCGCATTGCTGCAAAGATCTTATCCAATCATCAATGGTCTGGATTCATCAGAATCGGAAGAAGATTCCGATGCAGGTAGTCTGTCTTCTGCTACCTCTGATGTTTGTGAAGGTGAACATGCTGTGGAGGGCACACTGCCACAAGCAGATGCTGAGACTTGTCAGCATACCTGGGAAG GTTTTGTGAATACGTTGGCTCCGGTAAACCTCAATGATATTGGTGATAAATTTCTGGAGCGAAATGCAAAGATGGGTCCTCCTTTTAACAGCGTAGCATTGCAGCAATACATTCTGTTATGCTCTCAG TTGCAGGAAGGCGGATTTCGAGACAAACCTGGGAAGGCCCGGGACTTTTACCACACGTGCTACTGCTTGAGCGGGCTCTCGGCGTGCCAGTATAGCTGGTCAGAGGATCTCGATTTTCCACCTGCTCCTCAGGCTGTATTAGGCCCGTATTCTAACCTCTTAGAGCCCATCCACCCCTTGTACAATGTTGTGCTAAGAAGGTACCACGAAGCACGCGAGTTCTTCGCAAGTGCGTAG